A region of the Mesoterricola sediminis genome:
CCACCTGGCTCAACATCCGGTGGGCCGAGACCCCGGACGGCGCGCCGGTGAAGGAACTCCTGCCCTAATCGGGGAGCTGGTCCACGGTCCGGAGCTGGCGCTGGAAACCTTCGATGGTGAGGGGCTTGAGGCTCAGCAGCAGGCGCGGGTCGGCGGCCATGGCCGCGGTGACGTCCTCGTCGGTGTAGCCGGTGGTGAGGATCACCGGCAGCCGGCGGTCCAGTTCGCGGATGCCCTGGAGGACTTCCAGGCCGCCCATGCCCGGCATGTTCATGTCCAGCAGGACCACCGCAGGCCGCCAGCCTTCCCGTAGCATGGCCAGGGCCTCCGGACCGCCCCCCGCGCACCGGACCCGGTGGCCGAGCAGTTCCAGCATGAGGGGCAGCGCCGACCGCACCAGCTCGTCATCGTCCACCAGCAGGATCTCGCGCCCCGCGCCCGTCTCCGCCTGGGCCGTCTCCGGCGCCGGCAGGGCCCCGCTCGTGGTGGACGGCAGCACGAGGGTCACGCAGGTGCCCCGGCCCACCTCGCTGCGCAGGGAGACCTGGCCGCCGTGGGCGCGCACCGCCGTGAACACCTGGGCCAGCCCCAGGCCGGTCCCCTTGCCCTGGGGCTTGGTCGTGAAGAAGGGCTCCATGGCCTTCTCCAGCACCTCCGGCGGCATGCCTTCGCCCGTGTCCTCCACGTCCAACTGGACGAAGCCGCCCGGCAGCACCCGGGTGCGGATCCGCAGGGTGCCGCCGGCGGGCATGGCGTCCACCGCATTGACGCACAGGTTCATGAGGGCGCTGCCCAGGGTGCCGGCATCGCCCTGGACCAGGGGAAGATTCGGCTGCAGGTCCGTCTCCACCTGGTGCTTCTGGAGGAGGGTGTGGTCCAGGATGTCCCGCTCCATGGCCACCATGTCGTTGAGGTCGAGGGGGAGGAAGGCGCCGGTGCCCTTCCGGCTGAACCCGACGAGGCCTTTCACCAGGTCCCGGCCCCGCCCCGCGGCCCGCTCCAGGGTCACCAGGGCGGCGTCGAGGGTGGGGTCCCCGCCGTAGCGGGCCCGCAGGGTCTGGCTCACCGCGAAGATGGCGCCCAGGACGTTGTTCATGTCGTGGGCGACTCCGCCGGCCAGGCGTCCCAGGCTCTCCAGTTTCTGGATCTGGGCCACCTCGGCCTCCAGGGTGCGCCGGGCCTCCTGGTCCGCCTTGACCTGGGTCAGGTCGCGGATGAGGGTGAGGATGAACGACCCCTCGTCCATCTGGAACGGCCGGGAGGAGATCTCCGCCACGAGGATCTGCCCGTCCGCCTTCCGGAAGCGGGACTCCAGGCTGCGGACCTGCCCCTCCCGCTGGAGGGTGGCGATCCAGCGGCTCCGGTCCTCCAGGTCCAGCCACACGTGCAGATCCTTGGCGGAGCGGCCGATGACCTGGTCCGGGGTGTAGCCCAGCATCCTGGAAAAACTTTCGTTGACCAGTTGGTACACCTCCGTCTCCGCGTGGGTGATGGCGATGGCGTCGGGGCTGCCGTGGAAGGCGGCCGCGAACTGCCGCTCGGACTTGAGCCGCGCCTCCTCGGCCTCCTTGCGGTCCGAGATGTCCTGGATGACCCCCGCCATGCGCGCCACGGCGCCGCCCTCCCCGGGGTCTGGCCCGCCCGCCACGCGGATCCAGCGCGGGAACCCATCCCGGCGGCGGATCCGGCATTCCAGGTCCCAGTCCCGGCCCGCCGCCATGGCAGCCTGGATGGCTTCCCGGACCCGAACCCGGTCGTCGGGATGGATGTGGTCCAGGAAGATCGCGAAGGTCCAGGGGTCCTCCAGCCCCTCGTACCCGAAGATCCGGGCGTGTTCGGGACTCCGGTAGGCTTCGCCCGTCGTGGGGTCGAAGGCCCAGGCGCCGGTGTGGCTCCGGTGCAGGGCCGAGTTGAGGCGCGCCTCGCTCACGGCCAGCCGGACTTCGGCATCCTTGCGGGCCGTGATGTCCAGGGACAGACCGGCCATCCGTCCCGGGCCGGGACCCGGCTGGACGGCACCCCGGGACAGGACCCACCGGCAGCGCCCGTCCGGCAGCAGGACACGGTATTCGTTCTCGTAGACCCGGTCGCTGACCTGGAGGTCCCCCAGGGTCGAAAGCACCCGGGCCACGTCCTCGGGATGGACCGCCGTCCGCCACGTGTCCAGGGAGGGCTCCAGGGCGGGATCCAGGCCGAGCAGCCGGTAGAACTCGGGCGACCAGTAGAGTCGGCCCGTCCCCAGGTCCATCTCCCAGGTGCAGGCCTGGGCCCCCGCCTGGACCCGCGTCAGGCGCTCCTCCCGGTCCGCCAGGGCCGCCTGGAACCGGTGGATTTCCGTGTAATCCACGAAGGTGGCCACCACCCCCTCCACCTGCTGCAGGAGGTTGCGGTAGGGCAGGAGGCGGGCGAGGTAGTGGCGGTCCCCATCCAGGCTGCGCACCTGGCGGTTCCGGGGCGCGGTGTCGGCCAGGACCTGCCGGGCCTCGGCGGGCAGGTCCAGGCCCGTGAAGCGCGGGGCCAGATCCTGGATGGGCCGCCCCGCGTCGGTCGGCTGGAGCCCGAAAAGGGCTGTGGCCGCGGGGGTGAAGCGGGCCAGGCGCAGCTCCCCGTCCAGGAAGAGCGTCGCGATGTCCGTGGCCGCGAAGAGGTTTTGGAGGTCCGCATTGGCCTCCTGCAGTTCCTGGACCTTCGTCTGGAGCTCCCGGTTGATGACGACCAGCTCCTCGTTGACGGACTGGAGCTCCTCCTGGGAGGTCTGGAGCTCCTCGTTGGAGCTGCGCAGCTCCTCGTTGGCCGATTCCAGGTCCTCCACCGTCATCTGGAGCTCCGCCCGGGTGGCCCGGAGCTCGGAATCCAGCTGCTCCAGCAGGGGCGCGTCCAGCTGGCCCGTGTCGCCGGAAGGAACCGGATCCTGGGCGGGGCCCTCCGGGCGAAGGATCACCGCGAAGGTGCCGGAAGCCCGGCCCATGCCCGGAAGGGCCCGCACGAGCACCCGGATGAGGCCGGGGGCGGTCCCCGCCTCGTCCCGGACGACGGCCTGGGCCGTGCCCCCCGGTTCGGCGGCGGCCCGGACCAGCAGGGCCTTCAGGGTCGTCCCCAGCGCACCGCCCGCGCCGCGCACCAGGTTCCCCGTGGGCGTCCCCAGGGCCGGCGCCAGGTGGCGACCGATGCCGCCGGCCCCGTAGAGCACGTCCCCCGCCGCGTTGACGATGGCGCTCGGCGGCACGAACTCCTCCAGCAGCAACCGTTCGAAGAGTCCCACGGATCCCACGGGCATCGCGGGGGCGGGGGAACGCACATAGGCCCCGCTTCCCGGCTCCCCCAGCGACCGCTGCAGGCCCACCAGGGCCGGCCGCCGCACCGCGTCCCGCCGCCGGAAGATGCGATGGGAGCCGTCCAGGGGCTCGAAGAGCTCCCCCAGGGCGCCGGTGCCGTCCGATGGCCCCAGGAACAGGAGGCCTCCCGGACGGAGGGCGAAGTGGAGGAAGGGCACGAGGCGCTCCTGCACCTCCGGCCGGAGGTAGATGAACAGGTTCCGGCAGCTGATCAGGTCCAGGTCCGAAAAGGGCGGGTCCTGCAGGAGGTTGTGGAAGGAGAACAGACAGCAGGCCCGCAGCTCCTTCCGGATGCGCAGGCCGTCCAGCTCCGCCTCGAAGAACCGGGTCAGGCGCCCGGCCGAAACGCCCCGCAGGTCCTCGGCCCGGTACTGCCCCTGCTTGGCCCGCATGAGCGCCTGGACATCGATATCGGTGGCGAAGACCTTCAGGGGCCGCAGGTCGCCCAGGGTCTCGGAGAGGACCATGGCGATGGAATAGGCCTCCTCCCCGGTCGCGCACCCGGGCACCCAGGCTCGGATGTCCCGGGGCTGCGGACCGCCGGCCGCCTGGGCCGCCCCCAGGGCCCGGCCCAGGGCCTCGAAGGCCAGGGGATCCCGGAAGAACTCCGTGACGCCAATGAGCAGGTCAGCCAGAAGGGCGGCCCCCTCCTGGGCGTTCCCCTCCAGGGCCAGGGCGTACTCCCCCAGGGAGCGGCACTGGCAGGCGCGCATGCGGCGCTGGATCCGACGGAGGAGGGTCCCCTGCTTGTAGCCATGGAAGTCGTGCCCCGTGAGGCGCGTCAGGGTGTCGCAAATCTCCGGGAGGCCTCCGGAACGGCCAGGGGCCCCCGGCCGCGCGCCCTGACAGAACTCCTGGATGGCGACCGCCAGTTCCTCCGGCGGCAGCACCCGGCCCGCCACCCCCGCCTCCATGGCGCTCCGCGCCATGCCGTCATAGGCGGCGCTGGCGGGGGCCTGGACGAGGGTCATGCCCCCCGCGTCCCGGATGGCCCGGAGGCCCTCCGTGCCGTCCCGCCCCGTGCCCGAAAGCAGGATGCCCGCGGCGCGGCGGCCCACGGCGGCGGCGGCGGAGCGGAGCAGATGGTCCCCCGGCAGGTCCTGGGTGGGGATGGCCTGGTCGCGCCGGAGGCAGAGCCCGCCCGGAACCGCCTCCACTTCCATGCCCCCGCCCAGCACATACAGGGTGCCCGCCGCCAGGACCGTGCCCGGCAATCCCACCCGAACGGGCAGCGCGCAGGAGGCGGTGAGGAGATCCGGCAAGTGGCTCGCCTGGTCCTCGGGGAAGTGCTGGAGGATCAGCACCACCCCCGCCAACCCCGGCCCCAGGCAGGCGGTGATCAGCTTCAGGGGATCCAGGCCGCCCGCGGACGCCACGAGGCAGACCAGCCGGAGCGGATCCTCGGCCGGGCCGGCAGGGCTGGATGGAGCCTGTGCATCGGTCATGGGGCGCCCCGTCGGGTTCCGTTCAAGGGAAAAAGGTGCGCCTATGATGCTTAACTTCTCAGGCCATTTCCACTTGTTTTTGCGTTTCCCCTTCCGGAGCCACAGCGAGCAGGCGCGCGATGGCCTCCTGGGCCACCCGCAGCCCGAAGGCCGCCGGCATGTAGGACACCGTGCCGATGGGGGTCCGCACCCGGCCGGTGCCGAAGTGCTCGCCCCGGTCCTGGGCCTGGTAGGGCGTGGTGTTGCGCGCCGGTTCCACCGAATAGACGCAGGGGATGCCGCCGGTCACCCCCCGCCGGCGCAGGCGCAGGCGCACCATCCGGGCCAGGGGACAGATGGTGGTCTCGGCCAGGTCCCCCACCCGCAGGGCCCCCATGTCCAGGCGGCCCCCCGCCCCCATGCTGCTGACCAGGGGCAGGCCCCGGCGCCAGACGGTCTCCAGCAGGGTCACCTTGGAGTTGAGGCTGTCGATGGCGTCGATGACCAGGTCCGGCGCCGGATCCAGGAACCCCTCGACGGTCTCCGCGTTCACGAAGCCCGGCCGCACATCCACCCTGCATTCCGGCTGGATGTCCCGCACCCGGGCGGCCGCCAGGTCCACCTTCCGCTGCCCCACCGTGCTGTGGAGGGCGAAGAGCTGGCGGTTGATGTTGCTCTCGTCCACCACGCCGTAGTCCACCAGGCGCAGCTCCCCCACGCCGGCCCGGGCCAGGGCCTCCACCGCGTACGAGCCCACGCCGCCCAGGCCGAAGACCGCGACCCGGCTGGAGGCCAATCGGGCATACGCCGCCTCCCCCAGCAGTTGTTCCGTGCGGGCGAACCATCTCATGCCAACCACCTTCCCAGAAGCGTGCGTGCGTTGTCTGCTGCCCGGGCCCCCGCGTCCTCGCCCCGGATCCGCCCGGCGGCGGCGGCGATCAGCGCCAGGTGGGCCGGTTCGTTGGGCCCGGTCACCCCCGCGGGGGCCAGGTCCGGCGCGTCCGTTTCCAGCAGGTAGCGGTCCCGCGGAACGAAGGCCAGGGCGGCCTGGGCCCGGGTCGCGCCGGGGCGGGTGATCGCCCCCCCGAAGGACAGGTGGAGGCCCAGGTCCAGGTAGGTCCGCGCCACCTCCGGCGCCCCCGAGAAGGCGTGCACGTAGCCCCCGGCCCGGCCCAGGCCCACCCGCCGGAGCACGGCGGCGAGCCGGTCGGCGGCCTTTACGGCGTGGAGGGCGAGGGGCAGGCCATGGGCCGCCGCCAGCCGCACCTGGGCGGCCAGCACGGCCTCCTGCAGGTCCCGGTCCGGCCGGCCCTCCGAGAAATCCAGGCCCGCCTCCCCTGCCCCGGCGCCCGCATGGAAGGCCGCCACGAGGGCCGGTTCCCAGCCGGGCGAGGCCTCCGCCACATGCCAGGGGTGCAGCCCCGCGAAGGGAATGACCCCGGCCCGGGTCCGGGCGAGGTCCAGCACGGCCCCCCAGTCGGCCTCCCGCGTCCCGCAGACCACGAAGGCGCCCACCCCCGCGGCCCGGGCCCGGGCCAGCACCCCCTCCAGGTCCGCGGCCAGCCGCGGATCCTGGAGGTGGCAGTGGGCGTCGACCAGCACCCGGTCCTAGTACCGGTAGTGGTCGGGCTTGAAGGGCCCTTCCACGGGGACGCTGATGTACTTCGCCTGGGCCTCGGTGAGCTCCGTGAGCTGGGCGTTGAGCTTCCTGAGCTGGAGCCGGGCCACGTGCTCGTCGAGCTTCTTGGGCAGGGTGTAGACGCCGATGGGGTACTCGCCCTGCTTCGTCCACAGCTCGATCTGCGCCAGGGTCTGGTTGGCGAAGCTGGAGCTCATCACGTACGAGGGGTGGCCCGTGCCGCAGCCCAGGTTCACCAGGCGGCCCTTGGCCAGCAGGATGATGCGCTTGCCGTCGGGGAAGACGATGTGGTCCACCTGGGGCTTGATCTCCTCCCACCGGTAGCCCTCGAGGCTCGCCACGTCGATCTCGCTGTCGAAGTGGCCGATGTTGCAGACGATGGCCTGGTCCTTCATGGCCGCCATGTGGTCGTGGCCGATCACGTGGTAGTTGCCCGTGGCGGTGACGAAGATGTCGGCCTTGTCCGCCGCCCACTCCATGGTCACGACCCGGTAGCCCTCCATCGCGGCCTGCAGCGCGCAGATGGGATCGATCTCGGTCACCCACACCTGCGCGGAGAGGGCGCGCATGGCCTGGGCGCAGCCTTTGCCCACGTCCCCGTAGCCGCAGATCACGGCGACCTTGCCGGCGATCATCACGTCCGTGGCGCGCTTGATGCCGTCCACCAGGGACTCGCGGCAGCCGTAGAGGTTGTCGAACTTGCTCTTGGTGACGGAGTCGTTGACGTTGATGGCCGGGAACTTGAGCTCGCCGCGCTCCGCCATCTGGTAGAGGCGGTGCACGCCCGTCGTGGTCTCCTCCGTCACGCCCTTCACCGCGGCCAGCTGCCGCGCGTACCAGCCGTGGTCCTGGGCCAGGCGGCGGCGGATGGCCCCGAAGAGCGCCGTCTCCTCCTCGTTGGAGGGGTTGTCCAGGATCGAGGGGTCCTGCTCGGCGCGGGCGCCCAGGTGGAGCAGGAGGGTGGCGTCCCCGCCGTCGTCCAGGATCATGTTGGCCGACCCCTGGGGGAAGTCGAAGATCCGGTGGGTGAAGGCCCAGTAGTCGTCCAGGCTCTCGCCCTTGTACGCGAACACCGGCGTCCCGCCGTCGGCGATGGCCGCGGCCGCGTGGTCCTGGGTGCTGAAGATGTTGCACGAGGCCCAGCGGACCTCGGCCCCGAGGGCCTTGAGGGTCTCGATGAGCACCGCGGTCTGGATGGTCATGTGGAGGGACCCGGCGATGCGGGCGCCCGCGAGGGGCCTGGCGCCGGCGTACTCCTCCCGGATGGCCATGAGGCCGGGCATCTCCGTCTCGGCGATGGCGATCTCCCGGCGTCCCCAGGCGGCGAGGGACAGGTCGGCGACCTGGAAGTCGGTGGCGACGGTGGTCATGGTGGGCTCCTTGGACGACGGCCGGGAACCTGGCGGGGAGCACCACGGCGCCTTACCCGCAAAACCCGGCAGAGGTTGTGAGGTAAGCGCCGTTGGTGGTGACCGGACGAGCCGGCTTCCGAGCCTGGGACATGGGGATGCCTTGCAGCGCCTCTCGGAAGAACTCAATGATACGCTGTCTCATCGGCATGCACCAGTTATCCTTGAGGGGTGATGCTGGAGTCCGCCCCCGCCTTCCAAACCCTGATCCGGAACGCCCGGATCCTGGACGGAACCGGCGCCCCCGCCTGGACCGGGGACGTGGGGATCCGGGACGGGCGCATCGCCGCCCTGGGGGACCTCGCCGGGGCCGGGGCCGGCACCGTCGTCGAGGCCCGGGGCCTCGCCGCGGCGCCCGGCTTCATCGACGTCCACACCCACGACGACCGGGCCGTGTTCCAGGAGGCCGATATCCGGCCCAAGCTGGCCCAGGGCGTCACCACCGTCGTCACCGGCAACTGCGGCATCAGCCTGGCCCCCCTCCTGCCCCGGGAGGACCCGCCCGCGCCCCTGGACCTCCTGGGCGGGGCCGGCGACTACCGCTTCGGCACCTTCGCGGCCTTCCTCGACGCCCTCCGGGCGGCCCCGCTCCCCGTGAACGTCGTGCCCCTGGTGGGCCACGGCACCCTGCGGGTGGGGGCCGTCGCCGCCATCGGCGGGCCCGCGGCCCCCGGCGAGCTCCGGACCATGGTCCGCCGCGTCGAGGAGGCCATGGACGCCGGCGCCCGGGGCTTCAGCACCGGGCTCGCCTACCCCCCCAACCTGGGGGCCACCGCCGCCGAGACCGCGGCCCTGGCCCGGGCCTCCGCCGCCCGGGGCGGGCGCCTCTGCGTCCACGTGCGGGACGAGTTCGACGGCGTCGCCGAGGCCACCCGGGAGGCCTTCGCCATCGCCCGCGCCGCGGAAGCCCCCCTCGTCCTCAGCCATCAGAAGGCCGCGGGCCGGGCCAACGGCGGCCGCAGCCGGGAGCTGCTGGACCTCTACGCCGAGGAGGGCGCGGACGTGCCCTTCGCCCTGGACGCCTACCCCTACGAGGCCGGCTCCACCGTCCTGGACCCGGCCTTCGCCGCCCAGAGCCGGGAGGTCCTCGTGGCCTGGTCCCGCCCCCACCCCGAGGCCGCGGGCCGCACCCTGGCGGCGGTGGCCGCGGACTGGGGCGTCGGGCCCCTCGAGGCCCTGGACCGGCTCCAGCCCGGCGGCGGCGTCTACTTCCACATGCTGGCCGAGGACGTGGACCGCATCCTCCTCCACCCCCGCTGCATGGTGGGCTCCGACGGCCTGCCCCACGACACCCATCCCCACCCCCGCCTCTGGGGGACCTTCCCCCGCTACCTGCGGCGCATGGCCCTGGACCGCCCCCGCCTGACCCTGGAGGAGGCCGTCCGGCGCATCACCGCCCTCCCCGCCGAGGTCTTCGGCCTGCGGGACCGCGGGCGCCTGGCGCCCGGCTTCGCCGCGGACCTCGTCCTCTTCGATCCGGACGCCCTGCGCGACAACGCCACCTACGCCGACCCCCGCACCCCCCCCGCGGGCATCGCCGCCGTCTACGTGAACGGCCGCGAAACCGGCCAGGGCGCGGCCGGCGCGCTCCTCTGAGTCAGCGCCGGAAGACCCACCGGTCCCCGTCGGAGGCCCGGGGTTCGAAGCGGTAGCCGTCCTCCCCGAAGGCCTGGAGATCCTCGGCCCGTTCGATCCGCCCCCGGATGGCGAAGCGGACCATGCGGCCCCGGGCCCGCTTCGCGTGGAAGCTCACCACCCGGTACGTCCCACGCTGCAGGTCCTCGAAGACCGGCGTCACCACCCGGCCCAGCCCCGAGGCGTCGACGGCCGCGAAGGCCTCCCCCGAGGCCAGGTTCACCAGGGGGCCGCCGGCGGCCCGCAGGTCCCGGGCCAGGTCCCGCGTCACCCGGGGCCGCCAGGCCGCGACCAGGTCCGCCCCGTCCGGGTTCGCCAGGCGCGTCCCCATCTCCAGGCGGTAGGGGCGGATGAGGTCCAGGGGCCGCAGGAGGCCGTAGAGGCCCGAGACGATGCGGAGCCGGTCCTGGGCCCAGGCCAGGTCCGCCGGCGCCAGGCTCCAGGCGTCGAGGCCCTGGTAGGCGTCCCCGCTGTAGGCCAGGACCGCGGGCCGCGCCTCCGGCGCCGCGTGGGCCGGCTTCCAGGCCGCGAACCGCCCCGCCGTGAGGGCCGCGAGCTCCCCGCTCATGCCCATGAGGTCCGCCAGGGCCGCCATATCCAGGCCCTTCAGGATCCGCGCCAGCCCCGCGGCCTCCTTGAGCCGCGCCGGCGCCGTGCCCTCCACGGCGGGGAGCTGCCGCGCGAAATCGAGTTTCTTGGCCGAGGCGATCACGAAGATCACGGCACCTCCGGAGGACAGGGGGGATGCGGGGCATCCTCCCCCATTCTCCGTCATGGCGGGCGGATCGGGGAGCCTACGGGAGCCGCGGTTCCAGGAAGCCGGCCAGGTCCCCGCCCCGGTGGAGGGCCGCCACCAGGGCGGAGCCGACGACGGGGGTGGCCCCCAGGGCGCGCACGGCCTCCAGGCTCCCGGGGTCGTCCAGGCCGAAGCCCACCGCCAGGGGGCGGTCCGTGAGGGCCCGGAGCTCGCGCAGGCGCGCCGCCACGGGGGCCAGGTCCACGGCGCCCCCCGCCCCGGTCACGCCCAGGCGGGCCACGACGTAGGCGAAGCGCTGGGCGAAGGGACCCGCGCCGGGATCGGGCCGGGCCTCCAGGAGCCGCCGGGCCCGGTCCGGGCCGGTGGTGGGGGCCAGGAGGGGCACGAGGGGGTAGCCCGCGCGGCGCAGGACGGCCTCCCACGCCGGCTCCTCCCCGGGGGGCAGGTCCACCACGAGCAGGCTCTTCACCGGGGTGGGGGCCAGGAGGGGGATCAGGTCCGCCCCCAGCTGCAGCAGGGGATTGAAGTACGTGAAGAGCACCACGTCGGGCCCGGGGACCCCGGCGAGGGCCTCCAGCACGCGCCGCGGCGTTGCGCCCGCGGCCAGGGCGCGGCCCGCCGCGGCCTGGAGCACGGGACCGTCGGCCACGGGATCGGAGTGGGGCAGGCCCACCTCCACGGTGCCCACGCCCAGGGCCCGCAGCCCGGCCAGGTGGGTCCCCAGGCGGTCCAGGTCCGGGTCCCCGGCGGTGAGGAAGGGCAGGATCGGTTCCATGTCAGGCTCCCAGCGCGGCTTGGTAGGTGGAGAGGTCCTTGTCGCCCCGGCCCGAGAGGCCCAGCAGGACGCTGCGGGCGCCGAGGCGCCCCAGGACGGCGAGGCCGTGGCTCGATTCCAGGGCGGGCAGGATGCCCTCGGTCCGGCAGAGCCGCCGCGCCCCCTCCAGGGCCTCGGCGTCGGTGGCCCGGAGGGCCTCCACGCGCCCGTCCAGGCACAGGGCGGCCAGTTCCGGGCCGAGGGAGGGGTAGTCCAGCCCCGCGCTGATGCTGGCGGTGTCCGACGTCCAGCCCGCCTCGTCCTGGAGGAGGAGGCTGCGGCAGCCGTGGAGCACCCCGATGCGCCCCGGCCCGACCCGGGCCGCGTGCTGCCCCGGGTCCGTCCCGTGCCCGCCGGCCTCGGCGGCCACGAGGCGGACGGCGTCGTCCAGGAAGGGCACCATCAGGCCGAGGCCGTTGCTGCCGCCGCCCGCGCAGGCCACGACGGCCTCGGGCAGGCGCCCCGCGGCCTCCAGCACCTGGGCCCGCGCCTCGCGGCCGATGACGCTCTGGAAGGTGCGCACCAGCAGCGGGAAGGGATGGGGCCCGAGGGCGGATCCCAGGATGTAGTGGGCGCGGTGGCAGTTCCCCGCCCAGGCGCGAAGGGCCTCGTTCACCGCCTCCTTGAGGGTGCGCGAGCCGGCCGACACCGGGGCCACCTCCGCCCCGAAGAGCCGCATGCGGGCCACGTTGGGCGCCTGGCGGGCCATGTCCACCTCGCCCATGTAGACGGTGCAGCGCAGGCCGAGCCGCGCGCAGGCAGCGGCGCAGGCCACGCCGTGCTGGCCCGCGCCCGTCTCGGCGATGACCTCCTCCCGGCCCATGCGCCGGGCCAGGAGGGCCTGGGCGAGGGCGTTGTTGATCTTGTGGGCGCCGGTGTGGGCCAGGTCCTCCCGCTTGAGCCACACCTCCGCGATCCCCAGCTCCCGGGCGAGGCGCGGCGCGGGGGTCAGCGGCGTGGGCCGGCCCACGAAGGTCCGCAGCTCGGCCTGGAGCTCGCGCTGGAAGTCCGGGTCCTCCAGGGCCGCCACGAAGGCGGCCTCCAGGTCCAGGAGGGGCTGCATGAGGGTCTCGGGGGCGTAGCAGCCCCCCAGGCCGTGGGCGCCGTAGCGGCCGGAATGGAGGAAGGCGGTGGCGGTCATGGTCGCTCCAGGGCATGGGCGGCGCGCACGAAGGCGGCCACCAGGTCCGGGTCCTTGCGTCCCGGCGCGCGCTCCAGCCGGCTCGCGGCGTCGAAGCCCGCGCAGCGGGGGTGTCCGGGAAGGGCGGCAAAGCGGTCGGCGAGCAGGTCGCCGCGCAGGCCCCCCGCCAAAATGAAGGGGCCGGGGGGCGGGTGGGCGAGGCCGTGGACGACCCCCGAGCCCCCGGGGAGGCCGGTGGCCTTCGGGCCCGTCTCCCACAGGTAGAGATCGGCTTCGGCGGGTTCCTGGTCCGGCTCGTCGGGCCAGGGCAGCAGGATCCGCAGGCCCGCCCTCCGGAGGGCCGTCAGGCCCGCCCGGGACGGCAGGTAGGGCTGGACCCACCCCGCCCCGCAGGCCTCCGCCCACCGGAGGAGGGGTTCGGGCCCCTCCGCCACCGCCACCAGCACGGCCCGGTCCCCGGCCAGGCGCGGCAGGGCCGGATCCGGGCAGTGGCGGGGGCTCGCCGGATGGCTGAGGAACCCCACGAGGTCCGCGCCGGCCGCCAGGGTCGCCGCCACGTCCTCCGGCGCGGTGAGCCCGCACACCTTCGCCATCATGGCCGCGCCTCCGCCAGGAGCGCCGCCGGGTCCGGGGCGCGCATGAGGGCCTCGCCGGCCAGCACCGCGTCCCAGCCCGAGGCCAGGGCGGCGCGGATGGCGGCGGCGTCCTTCAGGCCCGATTCGCGGATGAGCACCGCTTCCGGGAAGGCGGCCCGCAGGGGCCCCGGATCGGCCGGGCCCTCCGAGAAGTCGGAGAGGTCCCGCACATTCCAGCCCACGAGGCGGGCCCCGGAGGCCTGGACCGCGGGGATCTCGTCCGCGGCGTGGATCTCCGCCAGGGGCTCCAGGCCCAGGGCCCGCGCCGCGAAGGCGTAGGCGGGCAGTTCGTCGCCCAGCACCCGGGCGATGAGGAGCACCGCCTGCGCCCCGAGGACGAGCGCCTCCCGGAGGTGGCCCGGGGTGCAGACGAACCCCTTGTAGAGGATGGGGCGCCCGAAGCGCCGCGCCACCTCGAAGTCCCCGGGCCGGCCCCCGAACCGGGCGGGTTCGGCCAGCACCGAGAAGCAGGCCGCGCCGCCCCGGA
Encoded here:
- a CDS encoding CheR family methyltransferase, which translates into the protein MTDAQAPSSPAGPAEDPLRLVCLVASAGGLDPLKLITACLGPGLAGVVLILQHFPEDQASHLPDLLTASCALPVRVGLPGTVLAAGTLYVLGGGMEVEAVPGGLCLRRDQAIPTQDLPGDHLLRSAAAAVGRRAAGILLSGTGRDGTEGLRAIRDAGGMTLVQAPASAAYDGMARSAMEAGVAGRVLPPEELAVAIQEFCQGARPGAPGRSGGLPEICDTLTRLTGHDFHGYKQGTLLRRIQRRMRACQCRSLGEYALALEGNAQEGAALLADLLIGVTEFFRDPLAFEALGRALGAAQAAGGPQPRDIRAWVPGCATGEEAYSIAMVLSETLGDLRPLKVFATDIDVQALMRAKQGQYRAEDLRGVSAGRLTRFFEAELDGLRIRKELRACCLFSFHNLLQDPPFSDLDLISCRNLFIYLRPEVQERLVPFLHFALRPGGLLFLGPSDGTGALGELFEPLDGSHRIFRRRDAVRRPALVGLQRSLGEPGSGAYVRSPAPAMPVGSVGLFERLLLEEFVPPSAIVNAAGDVLYGAGGIGRHLAPALGTPTGNLVRGAGGALGTTLKALLVRAAAEPGGTAQAVVRDEAGTAPGLIRVLVRALPGMGRASGTFAVILRPEGPAQDPVPSGDTGQLDAPLLEQLDSELRATRAELQMTVEDLESANEELRSSNEELQTSQEELQSVNEELVVINRELQTKVQELQEANADLQNLFAATDIATLFLDGELRLARFTPAATALFGLQPTDAGRPIQDLAPRFTGLDLPAEARQVLADTAPRNRQVRSLDGDRHYLARLLPYRNLLQQVEGVVATFVDYTEIHRFQAALADREERLTRVQAGAQACTWEMDLGTGRLYWSPEFYRLLGLDPALEPSLDTWRTAVHPEDVARVLSTLGDLQVSDRVYENEYRVLLPDGRCRWVLSRGAVQPGPGPGRMAGLSLDITARKDAEVRLAVSEARLNSALHRSHTGAWAFDPTTGEAYRSPEHARIFGYEGLEDPWTFAIFLDHIHPDDRVRVREAIQAAMAAGRDWDLECRIRRRDGFPRWIRVAGGPDPGEGGAVARMAGVIQDISDRKEAEEARLKSERQFAAAFHGSPDAIAITHAETEVYQLVNESFSRMLGYTPDQVIGRSAKDLHVWLDLEDRSRWIATLQREGQVRSLESRFRKADGQILVAEISSRPFQMDEGSFILTLIRDLTQVKADQEARRTLEAEVAQIQKLESLGRLAGGVAHDMNNVLGAIFAVSQTLRARYGGDPTLDAALVTLERAAGRGRDLVKGLVGFSRKGTGAFLPLDLNDMVAMERDILDHTLLQKHQVETDLQPNLPLVQGDAGTLGSALMNLCVNAVDAMPAGGTLRIRTRVLPGGFVQLDVEDTGEGMPPEVLEKAMEPFFTTKPQGKGTGLGLAQVFTAVRAHGGQVSLRSEVGRGTCVTLVLPSTTSGALPAPETAQAETGAGREILLVDDDELVRSALPLMLELLGHRVRCAGGGPEALAMLREGWRPAVVLLDMNMPGMGGLEVLQGIRELDRRLPVILTTGYTDEDVTAAMAADPRLLLSLKPLTIEGFQRQLRTVDQLPD
- a CDS encoding tRNA threonylcarbamoyladenosine dehydratase yields the protein MRWFARTEQLLGEAAYARLASSRVAVFGLGGVGSYAVEALARAGVGELRLVDYGVVDESNINRQLFALHSTVGQRKVDLAAARVRDIQPECRVDVRPGFVNAETVEGFLDPAPDLVIDAIDSLNSKVTLLETVWRRGLPLVSSMGAGGRLDMGALRVGDLAETTICPLARMVRLRLRRRGVTGGIPCVYSVEPARNTTPYQAQDRGEHFGTGRVRTPIGTVSYMPAAFGLRVAQEAIARLLAVAPEGETQKQVEMA
- a CDS encoding TatD family hydrolase, with the protein product MLVDAHCHLQDPRLAADLEGVLARARAAGVGAFVVCGTREADWGAVLDLARTRAGVIPFAGLHPWHVAEASPGWEPALVAAFHAGAGAGEAGLDFSEGRPDRDLQEAVLAAQVRLAAAHGLPLALHAVKAADRLAAVLRRVGLGRAGGYVHAFSGAPEVARTYLDLGLHLSFGGAITRPGATRAQAALAFVPRDRYLLETDAPDLAPAGVTGPNEPAHLALIAAAAGRIRGEDAGARAADNARTLLGRWLA
- the ahcY gene encoding adenosylhomocysteinase, with amino-acid sequence MTTVATDFQVADLSLAAWGRREIAIAETEMPGLMAIREEYAGARPLAGARIAGSLHMTIQTAVLIETLKALGAEVRWASCNIFSTQDHAAAAIADGGTPVFAYKGESLDDYWAFTHRIFDFPQGSANMILDDGGDATLLLHLGARAEQDPSILDNPSNEEETALFGAIRRRLAQDHGWYARQLAAVKGVTEETTTGVHRLYQMAERGELKFPAINVNDSVTKSKFDNLYGCRESLVDGIKRATDVMIAGKVAVICGYGDVGKGCAQAMRALSAQVWVTEIDPICALQAAMEGYRVVTMEWAADKADIFVTATGNYHVIGHDHMAAMKDQAIVCNIGHFDSEIDVASLEGYRWEEIKPQVDHIVFPDGKRIILLAKGRLVNLGCGTGHPSYVMSSSFANQTLAQIELWTKQGEYPIGVYTLPKKLDEHVARLQLRKLNAQLTELTEAQAKYISVPVEGPFKPDHYRY